In a single window of the Palaemon carinicauda isolate YSFRI2023 chromosome 10, ASM3689809v2, whole genome shotgun sequence genome:
- the LOC137648583 gene encoding putative nuclease HARBI1: protein MVEKLTPHLQKQSTFMREPLQVGLKLAATLYFLATGNSYPSLQYSFWVEASTICKFIPEVCKALIAVYKDEVLRCPKTEEEWKKAAASLSSRWNYYNCLVAVDGKHIAMKKAPNAGSYYYNYKGFHSIVLKAVADATYKVLYVDVWAEGVVSDGGTWSNCSLYDAIEKNTAEVPQPEPLPNYDQPVPYNFVGDDAFTLRILMMKPFSQRSQVLRKCIYGYSLSRAQHIMENGFGILSQRFRCFLTTMHQHPNTINLITIYACVLHNLILIIYPNAISEVDREDPDTHDLITGG from the coding sequence atggttgagaagttgaCCCCTCACCTCCAGAAGCaatccaccttcatgagggaaccgcttcaagttggactcaagctggctgccaccctctactttttagccactggaaattcctatccaagtctgcagtacagcttctgGGTTGAAGCAAGTActatctgcaagttcatacccgaggtgtgtaaagccctcatcgcggtctacaaggatgaagtgctgcgctgccccaaaactgaagaggagtggAAGAAAGCTGCAGCTAGTTTGAGCTCCAGATGGAATTATTACAACTGTCTGGTGGCTGTGGACGGCAAGCACATCGCCATGAAGAAGGctcccaatgctggctcttactactacaactacaagggcttccacagcattgtactgaagGCAGTGGCGGATGCTACCTACAAGGTCCTCTATGTGGATGTTTGGGCAGAGGGTGTtgtgtcggatggaggaacatggagtaactgttccCTGTATGATGCTATAGAAAAGAACACAGCTgaagtgcctcaaccagaaccactccctaattaTGACCAGCCAGTGCCCTATAACTTCGTAGGAGATGACGCCTTTACTCTCCGAATCttgatgatgaaaccattctcccaacGGTCACAGGTCCTACGAAAATGCATATATGGATACAGTTTGTCTCGTGCCCAACATATCATGGAGAATGGCTTTGGAATTTtgagtcaaaggttccgttgcttcttgacgacaatgcatcagcaccccaacaccatcaacctgatcaccatatacgcctgtgtcctgcacaaccttaTCCTCATCATATACCCAAAtgcaatttcagaagtggaccgcgaagatccggacacacatgatctgatcacTGGTGGATAG